The following proteins come from a genomic window of Patescibacteria group bacterium:
- a CDS encoding succinate--CoA ligase subunit alpha: MSILVDKNTKVLVQGITGKEGSRATKEMLSYGTKVLAGVTPGKGGMEAEGVKVFDTVREALAKHPDINTALIVVPAPFVLDAALEAIFNKIPLINILTEKVPVFSVAKMIQSVKEHDVRIVGPSSIGIISPKKGKVGSIGSSGIADRVFSPGPVGIISKSGGMTAEISRILTDAGLGQSTVVGIGGDLFVGSDFLDIALEFEKDKQTKALVIFGEVGGVYEEKLANAMEQGIITKPIIALIAGQFSKNLPQDTVLGHAGAIVSEGKGSADSKIKHLKKAGGLVARTPEEIPVLIKKILK, translated from the coding sequence ATGAGCATTCTAGTTGATAAAAATACAAAAGTATTAGTTCAAGGAATTACAGGAAAAGAAGGCTCTCGAGCAACTAAAGAAATGCTTTCTTACGGCACTAAAGTATTAGCTGGAGTAACGCCTGGCAAGGGCGGTATGGAGGCAGAAGGAGTTAAGGTTTTTGACACAGTCAGAGAAGCACTAGCAAAGCATCCTGACATAAATACTGCTTTGATTGTAGTGCCAGCACCATTTGTTTTAGATGCTGCGTTAGAAGCTATCTTCAACAAGATTCCTTTGATTAACATATTAACAGAAAAGGTTCCTGTTTTTTCAGTTGCCAAGATGATACAGTCAGTTAAAGAACACGATGTAAGAATTGTTGGACCAAGCTCTATCGGCATTATTTCTCCTAAAAAAGGCAAGGTAGGAAGTATTGGCAGTTCTGGTATAGCTGACAGAGTTTTTAGTCCTGGTCCTGTTGGGATCATTTCAAAAAGCGGCGGTATGACAGCTGAAATTTCCCGTATTCTGACTGATGCTGGATTAGGGCAGAGCACTGTTGTAGGAATTGGAGGGGATTTGTTTGTAGGATCTGATTTTTTAGATATTGCTTTAGAATTTGAAAAAGATAAACAAACAAAAGCATTGGTTATTTTTGGAGAGGTTGGGGGAGTGTATGAAGAAAAATTAGCTAACGCTATGGAACAAGGTATCATTACCAAACCAATAATAGCTTTAATTGCTGGTCAGTTTTCAAAAAACCTGCCTCAAGATACTGTTTTGGGCCATGCTGGAGCTATTGTAAGTGAAGGCAAGGGTTCTGCAGATTCAAAAATTAAACATCTTAAAAAAGCAGGAGGCTTAGTTGCCCGTACTCCAGAAGAAATACCAGTATTAATTAAAAAAATATTAAAATAA
- a CDS encoding citryl-CoA lyase, whose translation MKFRTKISQTKDGKHLIRGHELVELIKNHSFSEMIFLLVRGDLPKENEKQLLESILVAAVENGISPPSIFIPRIVASTGNSFNTALASGVLAIGEKHGGAVEKAAQVFGSGKSAEDIVRDFQERKKFIPGFGHKVFKREDPRARAIFEKAKALELSSPYFELAYNIERKIEENKGKKIPLNIDGAMAAGMLQLGFNWKSGKAFFIISRLVGMTAHVLEEFEQGNRYYRLEKEDIE comes from the coding sequence ATGAAGTTTAGAACTAAAATCAGTCAAACAAAAGATGGCAAACACTTAATCAGAGGCCATGAGTTAGTTGAACTTATTAAGAATCATTCCTTTTCTGAAATGATATTTCTATTAGTAAGAGGAGATTTGCCAAAAGAGAATGAAAAACAATTATTAGAAAGTATTTTAGTGGCTGCAGTTGAAAATGGAATTTCACCTCCTTCAATCTTTATACCAAGAATCGTGGCTTCAACTGGCAACTCCTTTAATACGGCTTTAGCTTCTGGTGTTTTGGCTATAGGAGAAAAACATGGAGGAGCTGTTGAAAAAGCAGCTCAAGTATTTGGTTCTGGTAAATCAGCAGAAGATATTGTTAGAGATTTTCAAGAGAGAAAAAAGTTTATTCCAGGATTTGGACATAAGGTTTTTAAACGAGAAGATCCAAGAGCCAGAGCAATCTTTGAAAAGGCAAAAGCACTAGAACTTTCCTCTCCTTATTTTGAGTTAGCTTATAATATTGAGAGAAAAATAGAGGAGAATAAAGGTAAAAAAATTCCTTTAAATATTGATGGAGCTATGGCAGCTGGAATGCTGCAGCTTGGTTTTAATTGGAAATCTGGAAAAGCATTTTTTATTATTTCCCGGCTTGTTGGTATGACAGCCCATGTCTTAGAAGAATTTGAGCAAGGAAACAGATATTACCGTTTAGAAAAGGAAGATATTGAATAA
- the thyX gene encoding FAD-dependent thymidylate synthase yields MKILKNAGSFIILTPEKELKEQLLRIEEGGRTCYQSKKDEINEETAKKFIQMILKRGHESVIEHSNMTVQFNNVSRGFTHELVRHRLCAFSQESTRYVDYSKKGEGVDLKKFQVKFVVPPHKNENEKVKLEDGKEMSMTDMFNECENFYRSLRKAGWSPQDARQILPIGTKSQIIVSANFRQWRHIFSLRTDRAAHWEIRKIMCDLLKHIQKIVPVIFDDFVYKGVDQDNVSYFKKTALR; encoded by the coding sequence ATGAAAATACTTAAAAATGCGGGTAGCTTTATAATTTTAACTCCAGAAAAAGAATTAAAAGAGCAATTATTAAGAATTGAAGAAGGGGGCAGGACTTGTTATCAGTCCAAGAAAGATGAAATTAATGAAGAAACAGCAAAAAAGTTTATTCAAATGATTCTTAAAAGAGGCCATGAAAGTGTGATCGAACATAGTAATATGACAGTTCAATTTAATAATGTTTCCCGTGGATTTACTCATGAATTAGTTAGGCATCGTTTGTGTGCGTTTTCTCAAGAATCAACTCGTTATGTTGATTATTCTAAAAAAGGCGAGGGTGTGGATTTGAAAAAATTTCAAGTAAAATTTGTAGTTCCACCTCATAAAAATGAAAATGAAAAAGTTAAACTAGAGGATGGAAAAGAAATGTCTATGACTGATATGTTTAATGAGTGTGAGAATTTTTATAGATCTCTGCGAAAAGCTGGTTGGTCTCCCCAAGATGCTCGCCAAATTCTTCCAATTGGGACTAAATCCCAGATAATTGTTTCTGCGAATTTCAGGCAATGGCGCCATATATTTTCCTTAAGAACTGACAGGGCAGCGCATTGGGAAATTCGGAAAATTATGTGTGATTTATTAAAACATATTCAAAAAATTGTTCCAGTGATTTTTGATGATTTTGTTTACAAAGGTGTAGACCAAGACAATGTATCATATTTTAAAAAAACTGCTTTAAGATAA
- a CDS encoding serine hydroxymethyltransferase, which translates to MEYLKKTDFQVQELIKKEIKRQETTLMMIPSENHSSYAVREVVGSMLQDKYCEGYPNKRYYQGQENFDKLEILCQERAKKAFKVPFVNVQALSGSPANCAVYMAVLNPNDKIMALRMDQGGHISHGLNINFSGRFFENVFYKTNKEGLIDYDEMEGLALKEKPNLIIAGITSYPLALDFARFSEIAEKCNAYLMADIAHVAGLVLAGAYPDPVPYCHIVNTTTHKTLRGPRGALIMVTEKGLEKDSELPQKINRAIFPGLQGGPHENNIAGIAVALKEAQKPEFIEYGKQIVENAKTLAQSLKEQRIKLCSGGTNTHLIMIDLRNLEILGNTAAEALETAGIVTNRNMIPNDPNPPFYPSGLRLGTPGITSRGMKEEEMKQISSFINAVLKDISSLKKQAGISFEQEKDLQTRQNIILKSSRIRETKQEVERLCAKFPIKREY; encoded by the coding sequence GTGGAGTATTTAAAAAAAACAGATTTTCAAGTACAAGAACTTATTAAAAAAGAAATAAAAAGGCAGGAAACCACTTTAATGATGATTCCTTCAGAAAATCATAGTTCTTATGCAGTTAGAGAAGTGGTTGGTTCAATGCTTCAAGATAAATATTGTGAGGGTTATCCAAATAAACGTTATTATCAGGGCCAGGAAAACTTTGATAAGTTAGAAATATTGTGCCAAGAACGGGCTAAAAAAGCTTTTAAAGTTCCGTTTGTTAATGTCCAGGCTTTATCTGGCAGTCCTGCAAACTGCGCAGTATACATGGCTGTTTTAAATCCTAATGATAAAATCATGGCTTTAAGAATGGATCAAGGCGGCCATATTAGCCATGGATTAAATATTAACTTTTCAGGAAGGTTTTTTGAAAATGTTTTTTACAAGACAAACAAAGAGGGACTTATCGATTATGACGAAATGGAAGGATTAGCTTTAAAAGAAAAACCAAACCTTATTATCGCAGGAATAACGTCTTATCCTTTAGCTTTAGATTTTGCTCGTTTCTCAGAGATCGCTGAAAAATGCAATGCCTACTTAATGGCTGATATTGCCCATGTTGCTGGACTCGTTTTAGCTGGAGCTTATCCTGATCCAGTGCCTTATTGCCATATCGTTAATACAACAACTCATAAAACTTTAAGGGGTCCAAGAGGCGCCTTGATCATGGTAACTGAAAAAGGTTTAGAAAAAGATTCTGAATTGCCTCAAAAAATAAACAGGGCTATTTTCCCAGGATTGCAGGGCGGTCCCCATGAGAACAATATTGCTGGCATTGCAGTTGCTTTAAAAGAAGCTCAAAAACCAGAATTTATTGAATATGGCAAGCAGATTGTTGAAAATGCCAAAACATTGGCCCAATCCTTAAAGGAACAAAGAATAAAGCTTTGTTCCGGAGGAACTAATACCCACCTTATAATGATTGATTTAAGAAATCTTGAAATATTGGGCAATACAGCTGCTGAAGCTTTAGAAACAGCTGGTATTGTTACTAATAGAAACATGATTCCCAATGATCCAAATCCGCCATTCTATCCTTCAGGTTTAAGACTAGGAACTCCTGGAATAACTAGCAGGGGAATGAAAGAGGAAGAAATGAAGCAGATTAGTTCTTTTATAAATGCTGTTTTAAAAGATATTTCAAGCTTAAAAAAACAAGCAGGTATTTCTTTTGAACAAGAAAAAGACCTTCAAACAAGGCAAAACATTATATTAAAAAGCAGCAGGATTAGAGAAACTAAGCAAGAGGTTGAAAGATTATGTGCAAAATTTCCTATTAAAAGAGAATATTAG
- a CDS encoding DUF5667 domain-containing protein encodes MSSNIEKKLKETAKTNPLTKAEKNTLWAKIETSINKINVFKPSIFVNLTPKFIFALLMIVAVIGASAATVVASNDAGPGDLLYPIDLAIERVRIALSKEKNKDNLRLKFAQERLMEAQRALTFQNDNDSESITISTSTENNFKRIKKANKVLPAALKRLEKTKDLLERKGNGQAAEYVDDIIEKLTDLAENYVSDLDDFEMEIENGNGRKLEIKNHRDKIKVRFKLNHSKNKGKVVICHIPPDNPGNAHTIEVAEPAALAHLDHGDYLDECENGDQNEDQDDNDDDNNTTSTLDITAPVVSNISSSVSTNTADISWNTDEESDSVVWYSTTTPLIISNNTLFVDSSNLVTTHSISLSNLNSSTTYYFIVSSFDSSGNKATSTESSFTTLTPDTTAPIISSISSSVSTNTADIIWETDEESDSVVWYSTTTPLIISNNTLSVDSSDLVTDHTISLLGLNASTTHYFIISSSDISDNEATSTESSFTTL; translated from the coding sequence ATGTCATCTAATATTGAAAAAAAACTAAAAGAAACAGCAAAAACCAATCCTTTAACTAAAGCTGAAAAAAACACGCTCTGGGCAAAAATTGAAACCAGCATTAACAAGATCAATGTTTTTAAACCATCAATTTTTGTTAATCTAACTCCAAAGTTTATTTTCGCCCTGTTAATGATCGTTGCTGTTATAGGAGCTTCTGCTGCAACAGTAGTAGCTTCAAATGATGCTGGGCCAGGAGATCTTCTCTACCCTATTGATTTAGCAATAGAAAGAGTGCGGATTGCTTTGTCAAAAGAAAAAAATAAAGATAATTTACGTTTGAAATTTGCCCAGGAAAGGCTCATGGAAGCTCAAAGAGCTTTAACCTTTCAAAATGATAATGATTCAGAAAGTATTACTATTTCAACATCAACAGAAAACAATTTTAAAAGAATAAAAAAAGCTAATAAAGTTTTACCAGCTGCCCTTAAAAGATTAGAAAAAACCAAAGACCTTCTTGAACGAAAAGGTAATGGACAAGCTGCTGAATATGTAGATGATATCATAGAAAAGCTAACAGATCTTGCAGAAAATTATGTATCTGATCTAGATGATTTTGAGATGGAAATTGAAAATGGGAATGGAAGAAAATTAGAAATAAAGAATCATCGTGATAAAATCAAAGTAAGATTTAAGTTAAATCATTCAAAAAATAAAGGAAAGGTTGTAATTTGTCATATTCCTCCAGATAATCCTGGAAACGCACATACAATAGAAGTAGCGGAACCAGCTGCACTGGCTCACCTTGATCATGGTGACTATCTTGATGAATGTGAAAATGGAGATCAAAATGAAGATCAAGATGATAACGATGATGATAATAACACCACTTCAACACTAGATATTACAGCACCAGTTGTTTCCAATATCAGCTCAAGCGTTTCTACAAACACAGCAGATATAAGTTGGAATACAGATGAAGAATCAGATTCAGTGGTTTGGTATAGTACAACTACTCCATTAATTATCTCAAACAATACCTTATTTGTTGATTCAAGTAATCTTGTAACAACTCACAGCATTTCTTTATCAAACTTAAATTCCAGCACAACTTATTATTTTATTGTTAGTTCGTTTGATTCATCTGGTAATAAAGCAACTTCAACAGAATCTTCGTTCACAACATTAACTCCAGATACCACAGCGCCAATCATTTCCAGCATCAGTTCAAGTGTTTCTACAAACACTGCAGATATAATCTGGGAAACAGATGAAGAATCAGATTCAGTGGTTTGGTACAGCACTACTACCCCATTAATTATTTCGAACAATACTTTATCTGTTGATTCAAGTGATTTGGTTACAGACCACACTATTTCTCTATTAGGTCTTAATGCCAGCACAACCCATTACTTTATTATTAGTTCAAGTGATATATCTGATAATGAAGCAACCTCAACAGAATCATCATTTACAACGCTTTAA
- a CDS encoding sigma-70 family RNA polymerase sigma factor, with protein MYQESNQELKILVEQAQNGNKDAFKKIFDSLSDRFFAYIFSRTSNRDDALDICQETFIDLWKSLKRFRYKSDQSFNGFIFTIIKRKLYHYYKNKQKIISLDKLDEKQLAQPIEEQNDYEYILQHIDTLTSGNQDIIRLRYWSQMTFNEIAAVLNITESAAKVRHHRALQKLKINFKKNSYVI; from the coding sequence ATGTATCAAGAAAGCAACCAGGAATTAAAGATATTGGTCGAACAAGCTCAAAATGGCAACAAAGATGCTTTTAAAAAGATATTCGACAGCTTGAGTGACAGGTTTTTTGCCTATATTTTTTCTCGTACCTCAAATAGAGATGATGCGCTAGATATTTGTCAGGAAACATTTATTGATCTTTGGAAATCTTTAAAAAGATTTAGATACAAGTCAGATCAATCATTTAATGGCTTTATATTCACAATAATCAAACGCAAGCTTTATCACTATTACAAGAATAAGCAAAAAATCATTTCCTTAGATAAACTAGATGAAAAACAATTAGCTCAACCAATAGAAGAACAAAATGACTATGAATACATATTGCAACATATAGATACACTTACATCTGGGAACCAAGACATTATAAGATTGCGTTATTGGTCTCAAATGACATTTAATGAAATTGCAGCTGTCCTAAATATTACAGAATCAGCTGCTAAAGTAAGGCATCACAGAGCTTTACAAAAATTAAAGATTAATTTTAAAAAAAACAGCTATGTCATCTAA
- a CDS encoding tyrosine-type recombinase/integrase yields the protein MKKSKIPIISHIPDFLDYCEVEKGLANKTQENYKRYLNKFVFWLKKTKNEKLLPHQFTADDVWTYRLFLSRFNTNKGKSLKKITQNYYLIALRALLSYFSSKDIQSLPADKIKLPKGTKKDTAIKFLNLEQIEKFLKSPNNDTRIGLRDRAILESLFSTGLRIAELVALNKEQFSNIQKKKDLELSVIGKGGSARTVYFSERALDWIKKYLDNRRDKEKALFIHYRAKKDADSRLTSRSIQRLVKKYAILAGIPVFTTPHTLRHSMATDLLNQGVDLRTIQEFLGHRSITSTQIYTHVTSKRLKEIHRKFHSGKKLKE from the coding sequence ATGAAAAAATCAAAGATTCCAATTATTAGCCATATTCCTGATTTTTTAGATTATTGTGAAGTTGAAAAAGGTTTGGCTAATAAGACACAGGAAAATTATAAGAGATATTTAAATAAGTTTGTGTTTTGGTTGAAAAAGACAAAAAATGAAAAACTACTACCTCACCAATTTACAGCTGATGATGTTTGGACGTATCGCCTATTCCTATCTCGCTTTAATACAAACAAAGGCAAGAGCCTTAAGAAAATCACTCAGAACTACTATCTTATCGCTCTCAGAGCCCTTTTAAGCTATTTTTCATCAAAAGACATACAATCACTTCCCGCAGATAAGATAAAGCTTCCTAAAGGCACTAAAAAGGATACAGCTATTAAATTTCTTAATTTAGAGCAAATTGAAAAGTTCTTAAAATCCCCTAACAATGATACCAGGATTGGTTTAAGGGATAGGGCCATTCTAGAATCATTATTTTCAACTGGACTTAGAATCGCAGAACTTGTTGCTTTAAACAAAGAGCAATTTTCTAATATTCAAAAAAAGAAGGATTTAGAACTTTCAGTCATTGGAAAAGGTGGATCTGCTAGAACGGTGTATTTTTCAGAAAGAGCCTTAGATTGGATTAAAAAATATTTAGATAATCGTAGAGATAAAGAAAAAGCTCTATTTATCCATTATAGGGCCAAGAAGGATGCAGATAGCCGACTCACCTCTCGTTCTATTCAGCGCTTGGTTAAAAAATATGCAATTTTAGCAGGCATTCCTGTTTTTACTACTCCTCATACACTTAGACATTCCATGGCAACTGATCTTTTAAACCAAGGCGTTGATTTAAGAACTATTCAAGAATTCTTAGGTCACAGAAGTATTACTTCAACTCAAATCTATACTCATGTAACAAGTAAGCGTTTAAAAGAAATTCACCGCAAGTTCCATAGTGGGAAAAAGCTAAAAGAATAA
- a CDS encoding DUF262 domain-containing protein, translated as MQNPKIKTIGINDFREWSNKKELILAPEFQRRKVWSIKARSYLVDTILNGFPVPSIHIRQKIDLRTKKTIREVVDGQQRIRAILDYINDEFSLLKVHSKAYGGLKFSGLSNRLKKKFLEYDLPVVFLVGANDRNVLEVFGRINSYTIVLNAQEKLNADFSGKFKQIVFQLGRDHLEFWRQNKILTHQSIMRMKEAELCSELVIAMIAGLQDRKKIKSYYEKYDDDFVQEKKVVVRFKKCIDMIARIFGDSLAKSKFRKTTLFYSLFCAIYDITYGFPKSTTPRVQIKTNKYRAIRKALSILEKELVVEEPSSKYLKFIDASTRHTTDLSRRRIRHKTIIREILEELNVN; from the coding sequence ATGCAGAATCCTAAAATTAAAACAATCGGCATTAACGATTTTAGGGAGTGGAGTAATAAGAAAGAGTTAATTCTAGCGCCAGAGTTTCAAAGAAGAAAAGTGTGGAGTATAAAGGCTCGCTCCTATCTCGTTGATACCATATTAAATGGATTTCCTGTTCCCTCTATTCATATAAGACAAAAGATTGATCTCAGAACCAAAAAAACAATAAGAGAAGTGGTTGACGGTCAACAACGTATAAGGGCAATCTTAGATTATATTAACGATGAGTTCTCATTATTAAAAGTGCATAGTAAAGCTTATGGAGGTTTAAAATTCTCCGGACTTTCAAACAGGCTTAAAAAGAAATTTTTAGAGTATGACTTACCAGTAGTTTTTCTAGTTGGTGCTAATGATAGAAATGTTTTAGAGGTGTTCGGGCGAATAAATTCTTATACTATAGTATTAAACGCGCAAGAAAAACTCAATGCAGATTTTTCTGGAAAATTTAAACAGATAGTTTTTCAATTAGGTAGAGATCACTTAGAGTTTTGGCGGCAAAATAAGATCCTAACCCATCAAAGCATAATGAGAATGAAAGAGGCTGAACTTTGTTCAGAGTTGGTTATAGCAATGATTGCTGGCCTTCAGGATAGAAAAAAAATAAAATCGTATTATGAAAAATACGATGATGATTTCGTTCAAGAAAAAAAAGTTGTAGTCCGCTTCAAAAAATGCATTGACATGATCGCAAGAATATTTGGAGATAGTTTGGCAAAATCAAAATTTCGAAAAACAACCCTATTCTATAGTCTTTTTTGTGCAATTTACGATATAACATATGGCTTTCCAAAATCAACAACACCACGGGTTCAAATTAAAACAAATAAGTACAGGGCCATAAGAAAAGCACTATCTATCCTCGAAAAAGAACTTGTAGTCGAAGAACCTTCATCAAAGTACTTAAAATTTATAGATGCCTCTACTCGCCACACTACTGATCTGTCTAGAAGGAGAATAAGGCACAAGACAATTATTAGAGAAATTCTGGAAGAACTAAATGTCAATTAA
- a CDS encoding dockerin type I domain-containing protein: MKINKLQLFLVIFTLVCPTTLLAISSLPSIPLLVYGSVIIDGQSASLNTEISAEIDNVEVAIATMIREGIYFIEIPDGKANEGKTIMFKVNGIIDDNNQLSAVNIDTIPTVNFDLAITTSSSEETPTPSAGGGGGGGGGGGGATPPPTYKAGDVNKDNEVDKYDFALIMAAWGKIGANNSDLNSDNKVDKYDFALLMLNWSTI; this comes from the coding sequence ATGAAAATTAATAAATTACAATTATTTTTGGTGATTTTTACATTAGTTTGTCCTACGACGCTTTTGGCTATATCATCACTACCGTCAATACCTTTATTGGTATATGGCAGTGTTATTATAGATGGACAATCGGCTTCTCTTAATACAGAAATTTCAGCAGAAATAGACAATGTGGAGGTTGCTATTGCCACTATGATAAGAGAAGGCATATATTTTATTGAAATTCCTGATGGTAAAGCTAATGAAGGTAAAACTATAATGTTCAAAGTTAATGGAATTATTGATGACAATAATCAGCTTTCGGCTGTTAATATTGATACAATCCCTACTGTTAACTTTGATTTGGCCATTACTACTTCATCTTCAGAGGAAACTCCAACTCCTTCTGCTGGAGGTGGTGGTGGAGGAGGAGGCGGCGGCGGAGGAGCAACGCCTCCACCAACTTATAAAGCTGGAGATGTTAATAAAGACAATGAAGTAGATAAATATGACTTTGCTTTAATTATGGCTGCCTGGGGAAAAATCGGAGCAAATAATTCAGACTTAAATAGTGATAATAAAGTAGATAAATATGATTTTGCGCTTTTAATGTTAAATTGGAGCACGATATAA